Proteins from a genomic interval of Meiothermus sp.:
- a CDS encoding P-II family nitrogen regulator, translated as MKLIVAIIRSEKLNDVLEALFKAEVRGLSISRIQGHGGETERVETYRGTTVKMELSEKVRLEIGVSDHFVEPTVQAILSSARTGEVGDGKIFVLPVEKVYRIRTGEQDTAAVTPVS; from the coding sequence ATGAAACTAATTGTTGCTATCATCCGGAGCGAGAAGCTCAACGATGTTCTGGAAGCCCTCTTTAAGGCCGAGGTGCGGGGCCTGTCGATTAGCCGCATCCAGGGCCATGGTGGCGAGACCGAACGGGTTGAGACCTACCGAGGCACTACTGTCAAGATGGAGCTTTCGGAGAAAGTGCGGCTGGAAATCGGCGTTTCGGATCACTTTGTTGAGCCTACAGTGCAGGCCATCCTGTCCAGCGCACGTACCGGTGAGGTGGGCGATGGCAAAATTTTCGTGCTGCCAGTGGAAAAGGTCTACCGCATTCGCACTGGCGAGCAAGATACCGCTGCTGTTACACCGGTTTCTTAG